A single region of the Enterobacter cloacae complex sp. R_G8 genome encodes:
- a CDS encoding gamma-glutamylcyclotransferase produces the protein MRIFVYGSLRTKQGNSHWMTNALLLGNYNIENYQLYSLGHYPGAVPGEGTVQGEVYRIDNATLAELDALRTRGGEYARQLIQTPYGSAWMYVYQRPVEGLTRIVSGNWLDRDQY, from the coding sequence ATGCGAATATTTGTCTACGGCAGTTTACGAACCAAGCAAGGCAACAGTCACTGGATGACCAATGCCCTGCTGCTGGGGAATTACAATATCGAGAACTACCAGTTGTACAGCCTGGGCCACTATCCAGGCGCGGTTCCCGGCGAAGGAACAGTACAGGGTGAAGTTTATCGTATTGATAACGCGACACTTGCCGAACTTGATGCCTTGCGCACCAGGGGCGGTGAATACGCGCGCCAGTTGATCCAGACGCCGTACGGAAGTGCGTGGATGTACGTCTACCAGCGTCCGGTCGAAGGGTTAACGCGGATTGTAAGCGGTAACTGGTTAGACAGAGACCAGTACTGA
- the tamB gene encoding autotransporter assembly complex protein TamB, which yields MSLWKKISLGVLIFIVLLLGTVAFLVGTTTGLHLLFNAANRWVPGLEIGQVTGGWRDLRLKNIRYEQPGVAVNAGEFHLAVRLGCLRDSKLCVNDLSLKDVNVAIDSKKMPKSAPVEEEDSGPLNLSTPYPIALYRVALDNVNIKIDDTTVSVMDFTSGLRWQEKNLTLTPTSLQGLLIALPKVADVAQEEIVEPKIQNPQPEEKPLGETLKDLFSKPVLPEMTDVHLPLNLNIEAFKGEQLRLTGDTDLTVYNMLLKVSSIDGNMKLDALDIDTNQGSVNASGHALLRDNWPVDITLNSALNIDPLKGEKVKVKVGGALRDKLDVGVNLSGPVDMVLRAQTQLAEAGLPLNLEVVSKQLYWPFTGEKQFQADDLKLKLSGKMTDYTLSFRTAVKGQGVPPATITLDAKGNEQQVNLDKLTVAALEGKTELTALLDWQQAISWRGELKLTGINTAKEVPDWPSKLDGLIKTRGSLYGGTWQMDVPEIKLAGNVKQNKVNVEGSLKGNSYLQWMIPGLHVALGRNTADIKGELGVKELNLDATIDAPNLDNALPGLGGTAKGLLKVRGTVDAPQLLADITASNLRWQELSIARVRVNGDVKSTDQIGGNLNLRVERISQPDVNINLVTLDAKGNEKQHDLQLRVQGEPVSGQLHLTGSFDRKAERWKGTLDNTRFNTPVGPLVLSRAIALDYRNAEQKISIGPHCWTNPNAELCVPQTIDAGAEGRAQITLNRFDLAMLKPFMPDTTQASGVFSGKADVAWDTTKEGLPQGSVTLSGRNVKVTQDVNNAPLPVAFDTLNLSADLHNNRAELGWLIRLTNNGQFDGKVQITDPQGRRNLGGNVSIRNFNLAMVNPIFSRGEKAAGLLNANLRLAGDAQSPHLFGQMQLNGVDIDGNFMPFDMQPSQITMNFNGMSSTLNGSVLTQQGQINLSGDADWSQLDNWRARIAAKGSKVRITVPPMVRLDVSPDIVFEATPSLFTLDGNVDVPWARIVVHEVPESAVGVSSDEVMLDNNLKPVDQKSAGIPINSNLTVHVGNNVRLNAFGLKARLTGDLKVAQDKQGLGLNGQINIPEGRFHAYGQDLIVRKGELLFSGPPDQPLLNIEAIRNPEATENDVIAGVRVTGSADEPKAEIFSDPAMSQQEALSYLLRGQGLDSGQSDSAAMTSMLVGLGVAQSGQVVGKIGETFGVSNLALDTQGVGDSSQVVVSGYVLPGLQVKYGVGIFDSLATLTLRYRLMPKLYLEAVSGVDQALDLLYQFEF from the coding sequence ATGAGTTTATGGAAGAAGATAAGCCTCGGAGTACTGATTTTTATCGTGCTGCTGCTCGGTACGGTGGCGTTTCTGGTGGGAACGACAACCGGCCTGCATCTGCTGTTTAACGCGGCGAACCGCTGGGTACCCGGGCTGGAAATCGGCCAGGTCACGGGCGGCTGGCGCGATCTACGTCTGAAGAATATTCGCTACGAGCAGCCTGGCGTTGCGGTCAACGCGGGCGAGTTTCACCTTGCCGTCAGGCTGGGTTGCCTGCGGGACAGTAAGCTCTGCGTCAACGATCTGTCGCTAAAAGATGTGAACGTGGCGATTGATTCGAAGAAAATGCCGAAATCAGCGCCGGTTGAAGAAGAGGACAGCGGCCCGCTGAATCTCTCTACACCGTACCCCATCGCCCTTTATCGGGTGGCGCTGGACAACGTGAATATCAAAATCGACGACACCACCGTGTCGGTGATGGATTTCACCTCCGGCCTGCGCTGGCAGGAGAAAAACCTCACCCTGACGCCAACCTCCTTGCAGGGATTGCTGATCGCGCTGCCGAAGGTAGCGGACGTGGCGCAGGAAGAGATTGTCGAGCCGAAGATCCAGAACCCACAGCCGGAAGAGAAACCGCTGGGTGAAACGCTGAAAGATCTGTTCTCGAAGCCCGTCCTGCCGGAGATGACGGACGTGCATCTGCCGCTGAACCTGAATATCGAAGCGTTCAAGGGCGAGCAGCTGCGTCTGACCGGTGACACCGATCTCACGGTCTATAACATGTTGCTGAAGGTCAGCAGCATCGACGGCAACATGAAGCTCGACGCGCTGGATATCGACACCAACCAGGGCTCTGTCAATGCCTCGGGTCATGCCCTGCTGCGTGACAACTGGCCGGTGGATATTACCCTGAACAGCGCGCTCAACATCGACCCGCTGAAAGGCGAAAAGGTGAAGGTGAAAGTGGGCGGCGCGCTACGCGACAAGCTGGATGTCGGGGTGAATCTCTCCGGCCCGGTGGACATGGTCCTGCGGGCGCAAACCCAACTGGCGGAAGCCGGATTGCCGCTTAATCTTGAGGTGGTCAGCAAGCAGCTGTACTGGCCGTTCACCGGCGAAAAACAGTTCCAGGCCGATGACCTGAAGCTGAAGCTGAGCGGCAAGATGACCGATTACACCCTGTCGTTCCGCACCGCCGTGAAGGGGCAAGGTGTGCCGCCAGCCACGATCACGCTGGATGCAAAAGGCAATGAACAGCAGGTTAATCTCGACAAACTGACCGTAGCGGCGCTGGAAGGCAAAACCGAGCTGACCGCGCTGCTCGACTGGCAGCAGGCGATCAGCTGGCGCGGTGAGCTGAAGCTTACGGGGATTAACACGGCGAAAGAGGTGCCGGACTGGCCGTCAAAACTGGATGGTCTCATCAAAACCCGTGGCAGCCTGTACGGCGGCACGTGGCAGATGGATGTCCCGGAAATTAAGCTCGCCGGTAACGTGAAGCAGAACAAGGTTAACGTTGAAGGTTCGCTCAAAGGCAACAGCTACCTGCAGTGGATGATCCCGGGTCTGCACGTGGCGCTGGGGCGCAACACGGCGGATATCAAAGGTGAACTGGGCGTGAAAGAGCTCAACCTGGACGCCACTATCGACGCACCAAATCTGGATAACGCCCTGCCGGGCCTTGGCGGTACGGCGAAGGGGCTGCTTAAGGTGCGCGGCACGGTGGATGCGCCGCAGCTGCTGGCGGATATCACCGCCAGTAACCTGCGCTGGCAGGAGCTGTCCATCGCCCGGGTTCGCGTTAACGGGGATGTGAAATCCACCGATCAGATCGGCGGTAACCTGAACCTGCGCGTGGAGCGCATTTCTCAGCCGGACGTGAACATAAATCTGGTCACCCTGGATGCCAAAGGCAACGAGAAGCAGCACGACCTCCAGCTGCGCGTGCAGGGCGAGCCGGTTTCCGGGCAGCTTCATCTGACGGGGAGCTTCGACCGCAAAGCGGAGCGCTGGAAGGGGACGCTCGACAACACCCGTTTCAACACTCCGGTAGGGCCACTGGTGCTGTCACGCGCTATTGCCCTGGACTACCGCAATGCCGAACAAAAAATCAGCATCGGGCCGCACTGCTGGACTAACCCGAATGCGGAGCTGTGCGTGCCGCAAACCATTGACGCCGGGGCAGAAGGGCGTGCGCAGATCACCCTCAATCGTTTTGATCTGGCGATGTTAAAACCGTTCATGCCGGATACCACTCAGGCGAGCGGCGTCTTTAGCGGGAAGGCCGATGTGGCCTGGGATACCACCAAAGAGGGGCTGCCACAGGGCAGCGTGACGCTTTCTGGCCGCAACGTGAAGGTGACACAGGATGTCAACAACGCGCCGCTGCCGGTGGCGTTTGATACCCTGAACCTGAGCGCCGATCTGCACAACAACCGGGCAGAGCTGGGGTGGCTTATCCGCCTGACCAATAACGGTCAGTTTGACGGTAAGGTGCAGATTACCGACCCACAAGGGCGACGTAATCTGGGCGGGAACGTCTCTATCCGCAACTTCAACCTGGCGATGGTTAACCCGATTTTCTCGCGCGGTGAAAAAGCGGCGGGGCTGCTCAACGCGAACCTGCGGCTGGCGGGGGACGCGCAAAGCCCGCATCTGTTCGGGCAGATGCAACTCAACGGCGTGGATATCGACGGTAACTTTATGCCGTTCGATATGCAGCCAAGCCAGATTACGATGAACTTCAACGGGATGAGCTCAACGCTGAACGGCTCGGTGCTGACCCAGCAGGGGCAAATCAACCTCAGCGGTGACGCCGACTGGAGCCAGCTTGATAACTGGCGCGCCCGTATCGCCGCGAAAGGCAGCAAGGTGAGGATCACCGTGCCGCCAATGGTACGCCTGGACGTGTCGCCGGATATCGTCTTTGAAGCGACGCCAAGCCTCTTTACCCTCGACGGCAACGTTGACGTGCCGTGGGCGCGCATCGTGGTCCACGAGGTGCCGGAAAGCGCGGTAGGTGTCTCCAGTGATGAGGTGATGCTCGACAACAACCTCAAGCCGGTTGATCAGAAGAGCGCGGGCATCCCGATCAACAGCAATCTTACCGTGCACGTGGGGAATAACGTTCGTCTGAACGCGTTTGGGCTGAAGGCACGTCTGACGGGCGACCTGAAAGTGGCGCAGGATAAACAGGGGCTTGGCCTGAACGGGCAGATCAATATTCCTGAGGGGCGCTTCCATGCCTATGGTCAGGATCTGATTGTGCGTAAAGGTGAACTGCTGTTCTCCGGTCCACCGGATCAGCCGCTGCTGAATATCGAAGCGATTCGTAACCCGGAAGCGACTGAAAACGACGTGATTGCGGGCGTGCGCGTCACCGGTTCGGCCGACGAGCCGAAGGCGGAGATCTTCTCCGACCCGGCGATGTCACAGCAGGAAGCGCTCTCTTATCTGCTGCGTGGCCAGGGCCTGGATAGTGGCCAAAGCGACAGTGCAGCGATGACCTCGATGTTAGTGGGCCTGGGGGTTGCACAAAGTGGCCAGGTTGTGGGTAAAATCGGTGAGACGTTTGGCGTAAGTAATCTGGCGCTGGACACCCAGGGCGTGGGTGACTCCTCGCAGGTAGTGGTCAGCGGTTATGTACTGCCGGGTCTGCAGGTAAAATATGGCGTGGGGATCTTTGACTCGCTGGCAACTCTCACGTTACGCTATCGCCTGATGCCTAAGCTATATCTGGAAGCAGTGTCCGGCGTAGACCAGGCACTTGATCTGCTCTATCAGTTTGAGTTTTAG
- the tamA gene encoding autotransporter assembly complex protein TamA, with the protein MTKIRQLCLVSVLLTSGVASAANVRLQVEGLSGALEKNVRAQLSTIESDEVTPDRRFRARVDDAIREGLKALGYYEPTIDFDLRPPPKKGRQVLIARVSPGEPVLIGGTNVVLRGGARTDRDYLDLLSTRPKIGTVLNHGDYDSFKKSLTSVSLRKGYFDSQFNKSQLGIALDRRQAFWDIDYDSGERYRFGDVTFEGSQIREEYLQNLVPFKKGDYYQSRDLAELNRRLSATGWFNSVVVAPEFEKSRKTKVLPLHGVVSPRTENTIETGAGYSTDVGPRVRATWKKPWMNSYGHSLTTSASISSPEQQLDFSYKIPLLKNPLEQYYLVQGGFKRTDLNDTESDSTTLAVSRFWDLSSGWQRAINLRWSLDHFTQANVTNTTMLLYPGVMISRTRSRGGLMPTWGDSQRYSIDYSNTMWGSDVDFSVIQAQNVWIRTLYDKHRFVMRGNLGWIETGDFDKVPPDLRFFAGGDRSIRGYKYKSIAPKDDDGKLIGASKLATGSLEYQYNVSGKWWGAMFVDGGEAVSDIRRSDFKTGAGVGVRWQSPVGPIKLDFAVPVGDKEEHGLQFYIGLGPEL; encoded by the coding sequence GTGACAAAAATCCGCCAGTTATGTTTGGTCAGTGTGTTGCTGACAAGCGGGGTTGCCAGCGCGGCGAATGTCCGTTTGCAGGTTGAGGGGTTATCCGGGGCGCTGGAAAAAAACGTGCGCGCACAGCTGTCGACGATTGAAAGTGACGAAGTGACGCCAGACCGGCGTTTTCGCGCGCGCGTGGATGATGCTATCCGCGAAGGGCTAAAAGCGCTGGGATATTACGAACCTACCATCGATTTCGATCTCCGCCCGCCGCCAAAGAAGGGGCGGCAGGTGCTTATTGCCCGCGTTTCACCGGGGGAGCCGGTGTTGATTGGTGGCACCAATGTGGTGTTACGCGGCGGCGCGCGTACCGATCGCGATTACCTGGATCTGCTCAGCACGCGACCTAAAATCGGTACCGTACTGAATCACGGTGATTACGACAGTTTCAAAAAATCGCTAACCAGCGTCTCCTTACGTAAGGGCTACTTCGACAGCCAGTTCAATAAAAGCCAGCTGGGCATTGCGCTGGACCGACGCCAGGCCTTCTGGGATATCGACTACGACAGCGGCGAACGCTACCGCTTTGGCGATGTGACGTTCGAAGGCTCGCAAATTCGTGAAGAGTATCTGCAAAACCTCGTGCCGTTCAAAAAGGGTGACTACTACCAGTCACGCGATCTGGCCGAGCTGAACCGCCGCCTGTCGGCAACCGGGTGGTTTAATTCGGTGGTTGTCGCACCAGAGTTTGAAAAATCACGCAAAACCAAGGTATTACCACTGCACGGCGTGGTTTCACCCCGCACCGAAAACACCATTGAGACCGGGGCTGGCTATTCGACGGACGTGGGGCCGCGCGTGAGGGCGACCTGGAAAAAGCCGTGGATGAACTCGTACGGCCATAGCCTGACCACCAGCGCCAGTATCTCTTCGCCGGAACAGCAGCTCGACTTCAGCTACAAAATACCGCTGCTGAAAAACCCGCTTGAGCAGTACTACCTGGTTCAGGGGGGCTTTAAGCGTACCGATCTGAACGATACTGAGTCTGATTCCACCACGCTTGCTGTATCCCGCTTCTGGGATCTCTCCAGCGGCTGGCAGCGCGCCATTAACCTGCGCTGGAGTCTTGACCACTTTACCCAGGCCAACGTCACCAACACCACCATGCTGCTCTATCCGGGGGTGATGATCAGCCGTACCCGCTCACGCGGCGGCCTGATGCCGACCTGGGGGGATTCCCAGCGTTACTCTATCGATTACTCCAACACCATGTGGGGTTCCGATGTGGATTTCTCGGTGATTCAGGCGCAAAACGTCTGGATCCGTACGCTGTATGACAAACATCGCTTTGTGATGCGCGGCAACCTCGGCTGGATTGAAACCGGCGACTTCGACAAAGTCCCGCCTGACCTGCGCTTCTTCGCCGGGGGCGACCGCAGTATCCGCGGCTATAAATACAAATCCATCGCGCCTAAAGATGATGACGGTAAGCTGATCGGGGCCTCCAAGCTGGCGACCGGCTCGCTGGAGTACCAGTACAACGTCAGCGGAAAATGGTGGGGCGCGATGTTTGTGGACGGCGGCGAAGCGGTGAGCGATATCCGCCGCAGCGATTTCAAAACCGGCGCGGGCGTAGGCGTGCGCTGGCAGTCACCCGTCGGGCCCATCAAGCTCGACTTCGCCGTGCCGGTGGGTGACAAAGAAGAACACGGTTTACAGTTTTACATCGGTCTGGGGCCTGAATTATGA
- the msrA gene encoding peptide-methionine (S)-S-oxide reductase MsrA has protein sequence MSLFDKKHLVSQADALPGRNTPMPVATLHAVNGHSMTNVPEGMEIALFAMGCFWGVERLYWQLPGVYSTAAGYTGGYTPNPTYREVCSGETGHAEAVRVVYDPSVISYEQLLQVFWENHDPAQGMRQGNDHGTQYRSAIYPLTPEQEAAALASKDRFQQAMRDAGDTREVTTEITTAKPFYYAEDDHQQYLHKNPYGYCGIGGIGVCLPPQLA, from the coding sequence GTGAGTTTATTCGACAAAAAGCATCTGGTTTCACAAGCAGATGCATTACCGGGACGCAACACCCCTATGCCAGTCGCAACCTTACACGCCGTGAATGGCCATTCCATGACCAACGTACCTGAAGGCATGGAAATCGCCCTGTTTGCCATGGGCTGCTTCTGGGGCGTGGAACGCCTCTACTGGCAGTTGCCTGGCGTCTACAGCACCGCGGCGGGCTACACGGGCGGATATACGCCAAACCCCACCTACCGCGAAGTTTGCTCCGGCGAGACCGGTCATGCTGAAGCCGTACGCGTGGTATACGACCCGTCCGTCATCAGCTATGAACAGCTGCTGCAGGTGTTCTGGGAAAACCACGACCCGGCGCAGGGTATGCGTCAGGGTAATGACCATGGCACCCAGTATCGTTCGGCGATTTATCCGCTCACGCCGGAGCAGGAAGCCGCCGCACTCGCCAGTAAGGACCGTTTCCAGCAGGCCATGCGCGACGCAGGCGATACGCGCGAGGTGACAACGGAAATCACCACCGCGAAGCCGTTCTACTATGCCGAGGACGACCACCAGCAGTATCTGCACAAAAATCCGTACGGCTACTGCGGTATCGGGGGCATCGGCGTGTGCCTGCCGCCGCAGCTTGCCTGA
- a CDS encoding LacI family DNA-binding transcriptional regulator: protein MPGRLKMEEIATLTGYSVSTVSRVLSGKSYASDKARDAIVRTARELGVLEAMASGRLLINGIAVFAPERTFQGRGDIFYLEVTKGIAEACAPHNVWVSCCGLEEQHADVKLFMEKASHKNINAIIIIGTDDSTIFKLASTLNKPCVLINSVDRDRVLDAVSPDHRAIGFTAMQYLFEQGHRRVLTLTCLRRETLYARLDGIKEAYRHFHVAFDPQRDLLVTEWFTAEEAERALDAWLLSHDRSQWPEVIFPNSTSMTEGVIRALTRHGLRIPEDISLITTDFAWNLAHRLEKPITGVTVPCRELGIEAVHLLQTRLNRPQAPVYNLLLQGKVMDYGSVSNATRHAARVALDQ, encoded by the coding sequence ATGCCGGGCAGGTTAAAAATGGAGGAGATTGCGACCCTGACGGGGTATTCCGTCAGCACGGTTTCGCGGGTATTAAGCGGCAAGTCTTATGCCAGCGATAAAGCCCGTGACGCGATCGTTCGCACCGCGCGCGAATTAGGTGTACTGGAGGCAATGGCAAGCGGACGGCTGTTAATTAACGGTATCGCTGTCTTTGCCCCGGAAAGAACCTTTCAGGGACGTGGAGACATTTTTTATCTGGAAGTGACCAAAGGCATTGCAGAAGCGTGCGCCCCGCATAACGTGTGGGTCAGTTGCTGTGGCTTAGAAGAGCAGCACGCCGACGTGAAATTATTTATGGAAAAGGCCAGCCATAAGAATATCAACGCGATAATTATTATTGGGACTGATGATTCCACCATCTTTAAACTGGCGAGCACGCTGAATAAGCCCTGCGTATTGATTAACTCCGTTGATCGGGATCGGGTGCTGGACGCCGTGTCACCCGATCACCGGGCGATTGGTTTCACCGCCATGCAGTACCTTTTTGAGCAGGGGCACCGCCGTGTGCTCACGCTCACCTGCCTGCGGCGTGAGACGCTGTATGCGCGTCTGGACGGCATTAAAGAGGCGTACCGCCATTTTCACGTGGCCTTTGATCCCCAGCGTGATTTGCTGGTAACAGAGTGGTTTACGGCAGAGGAGGCCGAGCGGGCGCTGGATGCATGGCTGTTAAGTCATGACAGATCGCAGTGGCCAGAGGTGATTTTCCCGAACAGTACCAGCATGACGGAGGGAGTGATCAGGGCGCTAACGCGCCACGGGCTGCGCATTCCGGAAGACATTTCGCTCATTACGACCGATTTTGCATGGAATTTAGCGCACCGTCTGGAAAAGCCGATCACGGGCGTCACGGTGCCCTGCCGTGAACTGGGGATTGAGGCCGTACACCTGCTGCAAACGCGGCTCAACCGACCTCAGGCGCCGGTCTATAACCTGCTGTTGCAGGGCAAGGTTATGGATTATGGTTCTGTCAGCAATGCCACGCGCCACGCGGCTCGCGTGGCGCTGGATCAGTAA
- a CDS encoding Gfo/Idh/MocA family protein, whose product MEKVRFGIIGIGNIGTVHARYLLAGTVSDACLAAVCDNAPEKHPAIRQLVGSLPLFSDAQEMLQSGLIDAVIVATPHYEHPRLSMLAMRHGIHTLCEKPAGVYTAQVQEMNACARECDVVFGIMYNQRPNPLYQKVKDLIDSGELGEIRRSNWIITNWYRSQSYYNSGGWRATWKGEGGGVLLNQDPHQLDLWQWLVGMPVRLRAFCQFGKHRDIEVEDEVTAYAEYANGATGVFITTVAETPGTNRLEIVGDRGKVVVEEGKLRYWRLRESETAFNARWQNGFGEPECWEVTLPVGPECSEHHVITANFCGAILRGEPLIAPGLEGIHGLTLSNAMHLSTWTDDWVDLPLNEKQYLRLLQQRISTSVAKETASVTLDASGTW is encoded by the coding sequence ATGGAGAAGGTACGTTTTGGCATTATCGGAATAGGTAATATCGGTACGGTCCACGCGCGTTATTTACTGGCGGGTACGGTCAGTGACGCCTGCCTGGCGGCGGTTTGTGATAATGCACCGGAAAAGCATCCGGCCATTCGCCAGCTGGTCGGCTCCCTCCCCCTCTTCAGCGACGCGCAGGAGATGCTCCAGAGCGGGCTTATCGACGCGGTGATTGTCGCGACGCCGCACTACGAGCATCCGCGTCTGTCGATGCTGGCGATGCGCCACGGCATCCACACCCTGTGTGAAAAACCGGCGGGCGTGTATACCGCCCAGGTTCAGGAGATGAACGCCTGCGCCCGGGAGTGTGATGTGGTGTTCGGCATCATGTACAACCAGCGCCCGAACCCGCTCTACCAGAAGGTGAAAGATCTGATCGACAGCGGCGAGCTGGGTGAGATCCGCCGCTCCAACTGGATCATTACCAACTGGTATCGCTCGCAGAGCTACTACAACTCCGGCGGCTGGCGCGCCACCTGGAAAGGAGAAGGCGGCGGCGTACTGCTCAATCAGGACCCGCATCAGCTCGATCTCTGGCAGTGGCTGGTTGGCATGCCGGTCCGTCTGCGCGCGTTTTGCCAGTTTGGTAAGCACCGCGACATTGAAGTGGAAGACGAGGTCACCGCCTACGCTGAGTATGCCAACGGTGCGACGGGCGTGTTTATCACGACCGTGGCAGAAACACCGGGGACCAACCGGCTGGAGATCGTCGGCGATCGCGGCAAGGTGGTCGTCGAAGAAGGGAAACTGCGCTACTGGCGGCTGCGGGAATCCGAAACCGCCTTCAACGCCCGCTGGCAAAACGGCTTTGGTGAACCGGAATGCTGGGAGGTCACGCTTCCCGTCGGCCCGGAATGCAGCGAACACCACGTCATTACCGCCAATTTCTGCGGCGCCATCCTGCGCGGCGAGCCACTCATTGCCCCGGGGCTGGAAGGGATCCACGGGTTAACGCTCTCCAACGCCATGCACCTCTCCACCTGGACCGACGACTGGGTCGACCTCCCGCTCAACGAGAAACAGTATCTGCGCTTGCTTCAACAGCGTATCAGCACCTCAGTGGCTAAAGAGACCGCCAGCGTCACGCTGGATGCCTCCGGCACCTGGTAA
- a CDS encoding Gfo/Idh/MocA family protein produces the protein MLNVAIVGTGNISHNHIQGYLQFGQRCRIVALVDIYPEKAHEKKARYNLTDARVYESHQQMLAAEPDIDIVDVCTPPYVHAEISINALNAGCHVLCEKPMAASLEECDAMIAAQQASGKLLAIIAQNRFTDAFWRLKAALDSGLAGNVSHAQVDSFWWRGHCYYDLWWRGTWEKEGGGCTLNHAVHHIDAIQWMLGFPSEVVAMMTNVAHDNAEVEDLSAAIFKYPSGALTQLTASVVHHGEDQKIIIQGEKARISAPWQAFASVSADNGFPQEDRDLGREAQLNAVFHETPKLEWTLHTGQINDLLYAIEHGTAPLVDGLQGKRSQELITAIYKSAITRSVVSLPIQRDDPFYRTGGTNALAPRFYEKSASVANFSEVGAIPLGKNLDEGVTP, from the coding sequence ATGTTAAATGTCGCTATCGTGGGAACAGGAAATATCTCGCATAACCATATTCAGGGTTATTTGCAGTTTGGCCAACGCTGCCGGATCGTCGCGCTGGTCGATATTTACCCGGAAAAAGCCCACGAGAAAAAAGCACGCTACAACCTGACGGATGCACGCGTGTATGAAAGCCACCAGCAGATGCTGGCGGCAGAGCCAGATATCGATATCGTCGATGTCTGCACGCCGCCCTACGTTCATGCTGAGATAAGCATTAATGCCCTCAATGCGGGTTGCCATGTGCTGTGCGAAAAACCGATGGCCGCCTCGCTGGAGGAGTGCGACGCCATGATCGCCGCACAACAGGCCAGCGGGAAATTGCTCGCCATCATCGCTCAAAATCGCTTTACCGATGCCTTCTGGCGTTTAAAAGCGGCGCTGGATTCGGGCCTTGCGGGCAACGTGAGCCATGCCCAGGTGGACTCGTTCTGGTGGCGCGGACACTGCTACTACGACCTGTGGTGGCGCGGCACCTGGGAAAAAGAGGGTGGCGGCTGCACCCTTAACCACGCGGTGCACCACATCGACGCCATTCAGTGGATGCTGGGCTTTCCGTCCGAGGTGGTGGCCATGATGACCAACGTGGCGCACGACAACGCTGAAGTCGAAGATCTCAGCGCCGCAATTTTTAAATACCCCAGCGGCGCACTCACCCAGCTAACCGCCTCGGTCGTGCACCACGGGGAAGATCAAAAAATCATTATCCAGGGTGAAAAGGCGCGCATCTCCGCACCGTGGCAGGCCTTTGCCAGCGTCAGCGCTGATAACGGCTTCCCCCAGGAGGATCGGGACCTGGGGCGGGAAGCGCAGCTTAACGCCGTTTTTCACGAGACGCCGAAGCTCGAATGGACGTTACACACCGGGCAGATTAACGACCTGCTTTATGCCATTGAGCACGGCACGGCGCCGTTAGTGGATGGCCTGCAGGGCAAACGCTCGCAGGAGTTGATAACCGCGATCTATAAATCCGCCATCACCCGCTCCGTGGTTTCGCTGCCGATTCAACGCGATGACCCGTTTTACCGTACCGGTGGGACCAACGCCCTCGCCCCCCGTTTTTATGAAAAATCCGCAAGCGTCGCCAACTTCAGCGAAGTCGGGGCGATTCCCCTGGGCAAAAATCTGGATGAAGGAGTAACACCATGA